Proteins from one Rosa chinensis cultivar Old Blush chromosome 7, RchiOBHm-V2, whole genome shotgun sequence genomic window:
- the LOC121050577 gene encoding protein hunchback-like isoform X1, with protein MPTQRVPCWKDKPVLVSVYVERPKRKPASSTHHHHHHHHHHHHHVHHTIKREVISHRDGSSGKGYTTSRRAELLQYSQRLRQSARTALASPLPSIPSVPNPSHTSNPQPQAEVVTVPTKPKKAKAPTCFGNCEVPTIFGPLTSFHAKKARNTRKKRGGNASNKIKAAIKTLKVQKQQAFFCKLFSSSAKREHTPNHPFQLTDESHLNYMVQRCSGLVYDVQKEKKKKKATGISAV; from the exons ATGCCAACCCAAAGG GTACCTTGCTGGAAAGATAAGCCGGTATTGGTATCGGTTTATGTGGAGAGGCCGAAGAGAAAGCCAGCTTCGTcaactcatcatcatcatcaccaccaccaccaccaccaccatcatgtTCATCACACCATCAAGCGAGAGGTTATTTCTCATAGGGATGGTTCTAGTGGCAAAGGCTATACTACTAGTAGGAGAGCCGAGCTCCTTCAGTACTCTCAACGCCTTCGCCAATCTGCTAGAACAGCTCTAGCATCACCATTACCATCCATACCCTCTGTTCCAAATCCAAGCCACACCAGCAATCCTCAACCTCAGGCTGAG GTTGTCACTGTCCCAACAAAGCCAAAGAAAGCAAAAGCCCCAACCTGCTTTGGCAACTGCGAAGTACCAACCATATTTGGGCCTCTTACAAGTTTCCACGCTAAGAAAGCGAGGAATACAAGAAAGAAACGTGGCGGTAATGCCAGCAATAAAATAAAAGCTGCTATCAAAACATTGAAG GTGCAAAAGCAACAGGCCTTCTTCTGCAAGTTGTTCTCATCATCAGCAAAGCGAGA GCACACACCAAACCACCCTTTTCAGTTGACAGATGAGAGCCATCTGAATTACATGGTGCAAAGGTGCTCCGGTCTTGTGTATGAtgttcagaaagaaaaaaagaaaaaaaaagctactGGGATCTCTGCTGTCTAG
- the LOC121050577 gene encoding protein hunchback-like isoform X2 — MPTQRVPCWKDKPVLVSVYVERPKRKPASSTHHHHHHHHHHHHHVHHTIKREVISHRDGSSGKGYTTSRRAELLQYSQRLRQSARTALASPLPSIPSVPNPSHTSNPQPQAEVVTVPTKPKKAKAPTCFGNCEVPTIFGPLTSFHAKKARNTRKKRGGNASNKIKAAIKTLKVQKQQAFFCKLFSSSAKRE, encoded by the exons ATGCCAACCCAAAGG GTACCTTGCTGGAAAGATAAGCCGGTATTGGTATCGGTTTATGTGGAGAGGCCGAAGAGAAAGCCAGCTTCGTcaactcatcatcatcatcaccaccaccaccaccaccaccatcatgtTCATCACACCATCAAGCGAGAGGTTATTTCTCATAGGGATGGTTCTAGTGGCAAAGGCTATACTACTAGTAGGAGAGCCGAGCTCCTTCAGTACTCTCAACGCCTTCGCCAATCTGCTAGAACAGCTCTAGCATCACCATTACCATCCATACCCTCTGTTCCAAATCCAAGCCACACCAGCAATCCTCAACCTCAGGCTGAG GTTGTCACTGTCCCAACAAAGCCAAAGAAAGCAAAAGCCCCAACCTGCTTTGGCAACTGCGAAGTACCAACCATATTTGGGCCTCTTACAAGTTTCCACGCTAAGAAAGCGAGGAATACAAGAAAGAAACGTGGCGGTAATGCCAGCAATAAAATAAAAGCTGCTATCAAAACATTGAAG GTGCAAAAGCAACAGGCCTTCTTCTGCAAGTTGTTCTCATCATCAGCAAAGCGAGAGTAA